From a region of the Phosphitispora fastidiosa genome:
- a CDS encoding c-type cytochrome, which produces EGGRLATLAGCRSCHGPNGEGRVWTSDRLTGTIAPPAIARKLAYYSDAELVRLIRYGVKRDGSTVFIMPTGAQRAWADDDLGRIIAWLRTL; this is translated from the coding sequence GAAGGCGGGCGGCTCGCCACGCTCGCGGGCTGCCGCAGCTGCCACGGGCCGAACGGCGAGGGGCGGGTCTGGACCAGCGACCGGCTGACCGGGACGATCGCGCCGCCGGCCATCGCCCGCAAGCTCGCTTATTATTCGGACGCGGAGCTCGTCCGGCTGATCCGCTACGGCGTCAAGCGGGACGGCAGCACGGTCTTCATCATGCCCACCGGGGCGCAGCGCGCCTGGGCCGATGACGATCTTGGCCGGATCATCGCCTGGCTGCGCACGCTGAA